The Streptomyces sp. NBC_01244 genome contains a region encoding:
- a CDS encoding MBL fold metallo-hydrolase, whose amino-acid sequence MAEDTPDVAPHVTDHGGGVWGIKVPIPDNPLGHTLVHVLDTDRGPVLIDTGWDDPASWDTLVAGLAALSIAVADVHGVVITHHHPDHHGLSGQVREASGAWIAMHAADSEIVVRTRASEPGVWFDYMSEKLATSGAPEEHIAPLRAARASGRMSTLPGLRAAVPDREIVPAELLPLAGRRLRAIWTPGHTPGHVCLHLEEKHPANLPGNGRLFSGDHLLPGISPHIGLYEDPSSERITDPLGDYLDSLERIGRLRPAEVLPAHQHAFTDAPARVRELLDHHEERLTGLRELLAAEPLTPWALAERMEWNRPWEQIPYGSRNIAVSEAEAHLRRLVKQGRAEAVPGTDPVTYRAV is encoded by the coding sequence ATGGCAGAGGACACCCCGGACGTGGCACCTCACGTCACCGATCACGGCGGCGGCGTGTGGGGCATCAAGGTCCCCATCCCCGACAATCCGCTCGGCCACACCCTCGTCCACGTCCTCGACACCGACCGCGGCCCGGTCCTCATCGACACCGGCTGGGACGACCCCGCGTCCTGGGACACCCTCGTCGCCGGCCTCGCCGCCCTCTCCATCGCCGTCGCCGACGTGCACGGCGTGGTCATCACCCACCACCACCCCGACCACCACGGCCTGTCCGGCCAGGTCCGCGAGGCTTCCGGCGCCTGGATCGCCATGCACGCCGCCGACAGCGAGATCGTGGTGCGGACCCGGGCCTCCGAACCCGGCGTCTGGTTCGACTACATGAGCGAGAAGCTGGCCACCTCCGGAGCCCCCGAGGAGCACATCGCCCCGCTGCGCGCCGCCCGCGCGAGCGGCCGCATGAGCACCCTCCCGGGGCTGCGGGCCGCCGTCCCCGACCGGGAGATCGTGCCCGCCGAGCTGCTGCCGCTGGCCGGCCGCCGGCTGCGGGCGATCTGGACCCCGGGGCACACCCCCGGCCACGTCTGCCTGCACCTGGAGGAGAAGCATCCGGCGAACCTGCCCGGCAACGGCCGCCTCTTCTCCGGGGACCACCTACTGCCCGGGATCTCCCCGCACATCGGCCTCTACGAGGACCCCTCCTCCGAGCGGATCACCGACCCCCTCGGCGACTACCTCGACTCCCTCGAACGCATCGGCCGCCTCCGGCCCGCCGAGGTGCTCCCGGCCCACCAGCACGCGTTCACCGACGCCCCGGCCCGCGTACGGGAACTCCTGGACCACCACGAGGAGCGGCTGACCGGGCTGCGCGAACTGCTCGCCGCCGAGCCGCTGACCCCGTGGGCGCTGGCGGAGCGGATGGAGTGGAACCGGCCCTGGGAGCAGATCCCGTACGGCTCCCGCAACATCGCCGTCTCCGAAGCGGAGGCCCACCTGCGGCGCCTGGTGAAGCAGGGCCGCGCGGAGGCGGTACCGGGCACCGACCCCGTGACGTACCGCGCCGTGTAA
- a CDS encoding prenyltransferase/squalene oxidase repeat-containing protein, whose amino-acid sequence MNVRRSAATLAVSAVLCVGTAPAALADVATPSPAPVIPSGLYGKNDPTYDGVWRQSFALLAQHTVGVKPAQAAVDWLVGQQCADGGYASFRADTAAACDAKTMLDTNATAVAVQALKALGGQDAAVKKGVDWLKSVQNADGGWAYVPGSPSEASSTSVVISALAAAGEKPAEVKSKTGKSAYEGLLAFQLGCSAEPAADRGAFAYQPTADGKLPANADATAAAVLAGLGKGALLSPSSSPTDTPAAALACPATAGDPAAAAQGAAGYLAEALKKDGHLTALTPGADQPTPDTGNTADAVIALAAAGHKQSAAGALEWLKTNSAEWSKGSPAALGTLVLAAHATGTDPKAFGGTDLVAALNATGPAPQSASAKASDQPAEKKDEKKEKDSGSNVWWMILAGAAAGMGIGIVLSGRRKRNQL is encoded by the coding sequence ATGAACGTCCGCCGCAGCGCCGCCACGCTCGCCGTCTCCGCCGTGCTCTGCGTGGGCACGGCCCCCGCGGCCCTCGCCGATGTCGCCACGCCGTCCCCGGCGCCCGTCATCCCCTCCGGGCTCTACGGCAAGAACGACCCGACGTACGACGGGGTGTGGCGGCAGTCCTTCGCGCTGCTCGCCCAGCACACGGTCGGCGTGAAGCCCGCACAGGCGGCCGTGGACTGGCTCGTCGGCCAGCAGTGCGCCGACGGCGGCTACGCCTCCTTCCGCGCGGACACGGCAGCCGCGTGCGACGCGAAGACGATGCTCGACACGAACGCCACCGCCGTGGCCGTGCAGGCGCTGAAGGCGCTCGGCGGCCAGGACGCGGCGGTGAAGAAGGGCGTGGACTGGCTGAAGTCCGTCCAGAACGCGGACGGCGGCTGGGCCTACGTCCCCGGCTCCCCGAGCGAGGCCAGCTCCACCTCCGTGGTGATCAGCGCGCTGGCGGCGGCGGGCGAGAAGCCGGCCGAGGTCAAGTCCAAGACCGGCAAGTCCGCGTACGAGGGGCTGCTCGCCTTCCAGCTCGGCTGCTCGGCCGAGCCGGCCGCCGACCGGGGTGCCTTCGCCTACCAGCCGACGGCCGACGGCAAGCTCCCCGCCAACGCCGACGCGACGGCCGCCGCCGTACTGGCGGGCCTCGGCAAGGGCGCGCTCCTCTCCCCCTCCTCCTCTCCTACGGACACCCCCGCGGCCGCGCTCGCCTGCCCGGCGACCGCCGGTGACCCGGCGGCGGCGGCCCAGGGCGCGGCCGGATACCTGGCCGAGGCCCTGAAGAAGGACGGCCACCTCACGGCCCTCACCCCGGGCGCCGACCAGCCGACCCCGGACACCGGCAACACCGCCGACGCGGTGATCGCCCTGGCCGCGGCCGGACACAAGCAGTCCGCGGCGGGCGCCCTGGAGTGGCTGAAGACCAACTCCGCCGAATGGTCCAAGGGCAGCCCGGCCGCCCTGGGCACCCTGGTCCTTGCCGCGCACGCGACGGGCACCGACCCGAAGGCCTTCGGCGGCACCGACCTGGTCGCGGCGCTGAACGCGACGGGCCCGGCGCCGCAGAGCGCCTCCGCGAAGGCGTCCGACCAGCCGGCGGAGAAGAAGGACGAGAAGAAGGAGAAGGACTCCGGCAGCAACGTCTGGTGGATGATCCTCGCGGGCGCCGCGGCCGGCATGGGCATCGGCATCGTGCTGAGCGGCCGCCGGAAGCGGAACCAGCTCTGA
- a CDS encoding SCO2322 family protein translates to MRRRSRPALPVFVLGVILTVLAASPALASTYRYWSFWDGAGGTWAYATQGPSSLRPADGSVQGFHFVVSKDAADQAAPPRADADFAAICSATAPVAGKKRIALVIDFGTPAEAQAGETPPQEAPRTACAQVGPDATTAEALAEVAKPLRYNSAALLCAISGYPKQGCGEPIADTAAAPAADEPAADSDSGGPSAGLLAGLAAVAALGAAAFWQSRRRRTR, encoded by the coding sequence ATGCGCCGCCGCAGCCGTCCGGCTCTGCCGGTCTTCGTCCTCGGTGTCATCCTGACGGTGCTGGCCGCCTCCCCCGCCCTGGCCTCGACCTACCGCTACTGGTCGTTCTGGGACGGCGCGGGCGGCACGTGGGCGTACGCCACCCAGGGCCCCTCCTCGCTGCGCCCGGCGGACGGCTCCGTGCAGGGCTTCCACTTCGTGGTGAGCAAGGACGCCGCCGATCAGGCCGCCCCGCCGCGCGCGGACGCCGACTTCGCGGCCATCTGCTCGGCCACCGCCCCGGTGGCGGGCAAGAAGCGGATCGCCCTGGTCATCGACTTCGGCACGCCCGCCGAAGCCCAGGCGGGCGAGACCCCGCCGCAGGAGGCTCCGCGTACGGCGTGCGCGCAGGTCGGCCCGGACGCCACGACGGCCGAAGCACTGGCCGAGGTGGCCAAGCCGCTGCGCTACAACAGCGCGGCGCTGCTGTGCGCCATCTCGGGCTACCCGAAGCAGGGCTGCGGCGAACCCATCGCGGACACCGCGGCCGCTCCCGCAGCGGACGAGCCCGCCGCCGACTCCGACAGCGGGGGCCCGTCGGCGGGCCTCCTCGCGGGCCTCGCGGCGGTGGCCGCCCTGGGCGCAGCCGCCTTCTGGCAGTCCCGCCGCCGCCGCACCCGATGA
- a CDS encoding energy-coupling factor transporter transmembrane component T: MTGGPKENGGAGADGDLPPTRATRTRPSTRTGGAGGNPARPQAGRTPHGAAGDVLTPTHPDAPDRATGTQHVPTYKKKWQAPEATRGNALHAGAWWLWALGLATAASRTTNPLLLGLIVGVAGYVVAARRTDAPWARSYGAFVKLGLFVIGLRLVFSMLLGSPIPGVHTLFTLPEVPLPDWTRGIRLGGRVTAEQLVFAFYDGAKLATLLICVGAANALANPARLLKSLPAALYEVGVAVVVAMTFAPNMVADVVRLRTARRLRGRPTGGIKAILQIGLPVLEGALERSVAIAASMDARGYGRTAHVPAAVRHTTNVLTLGGLLGICAGTYGLLAAEGAGYGLTLLLFSLLLALAGLRLGGRRSIRTRYRPDRWGVRAWLVAGSGAAVAALLIRAASLDPEALRPGVVPLVVPTLPLWPAAAILIGLLPALVAPLPKEA; the protein is encoded by the coding sequence ATGACGGGCGGCCCCAAGGAGAACGGCGGGGCGGGCGCCGACGGCGATCTGCCACCCACCAGGGCCACCCGCACCCGCCCGTCGACCCGCACGGGTGGTGCGGGTGGGAACCCCGCCCGGCCGCAGGCCGGGCGCACGCCCCACGGAGCGGCGGGCGACGTCCTCACCCCGACCCACCCGGACGCCCCCGACAGGGCAACCGGCACCCAGCACGTGCCGACGTACAAGAAGAAATGGCAGGCCCCCGAGGCCACGCGTGGCAACGCCCTGCACGCGGGTGCCTGGTGGCTCTGGGCCCTCGGGCTCGCCACCGCCGCCTCCCGCACCACCAACCCGCTCCTCCTCGGCCTGATCGTCGGCGTCGCCGGGTACGTGGTCGCGGCCCGCCGTACCGATGCCCCCTGGGCGCGTTCCTACGGGGCGTTCGTCAAGCTCGGGCTCTTCGTCATCGGCCTGCGCCTCGTCTTCTCCATGCTGCTCGGCTCCCCCATCCCCGGCGTGCACACCCTCTTCACCCTCCCGGAGGTCCCGCTCCCGGACTGGACGCGGGGCATCCGGCTCGGTGGCCGGGTCACCGCCGAGCAGCTCGTCTTCGCCTTCTACGACGGTGCGAAGCTGGCCACGCTCCTGATCTGCGTCGGCGCCGCCAATGCTCTCGCGAATCCGGCGCGGCTGCTGAAGTCCCTGCCCGCGGCCCTGTACGAGGTCGGCGTCGCCGTGGTCGTCGCGATGACCTTCGCGCCGAACATGGTCGCGGACGTGGTGCGCCTGCGTACGGCCCGTCGCCTGCGCGGCCGCCCCACCGGCGGGATCAAGGCGATCCTCCAGATCGGCCTGCCGGTGCTGGAGGGCGCGCTGGAACGCTCGGTGGCCATCGCCGCCTCGATGGACGCCCGCGGCTACGGTCGCACCGCACACGTTCCCGCCGCCGTCCGGCACACCACCAACGTGCTCACCCTCGGCGGGCTGCTCGGCATCTGCGCCGGCACGTACGGGCTGCTGGCGGCGGAGGGCGCCGGATACGGCCTCACCCTCCTCCTCTTCTCCCTCCTCCTGGCCCTGGCCGGGCTGCGGCTCGGCGGCCGCCGGTCGATCCGGACCCGGTACCGGCCGGACCGGTGGGGCGTACGGGCCTGGCTGGTCGCCGGGTCGGGCGCGGCGGTGGCGGCGCTGCTGATCCGGGCCGCGTCCCTGGACCCGGAGGCCCTGCGCCCCGGCGTCGTCCCCCTCGTCGTCCCGACCCTCCCGCTCTGGCCGGCCGCGGCGATCCTGATCGGCCTCCTCCCGGCGCTGGTGGCCCCACTACCGAAGGAGGCATAG
- a CDS encoding ATP-binding cassette domain-containing protein: MIHFEDVSVTYEGAAAPSLAHADFTLPEGELTLLVGPSGVGKSTLLGAVSGLVPHFTGGTLKGRVTVAGRDTRTHKPRELADVVGTVGQDPLAHFVTDVVEDELAYGMESLGLPPSVMRRRVEETLDLLGLNDLRDRPIATLSGGQQQRVAIGSVLTPHPRVLVLDEPTSALDPAAAEEVLAVLQRLVHDLGTTVLMAEHRLERVVQYADRVLLLPNPGAPPVLGTPSDIMAISPVHPPVVALGRLAHWSPLPLSIRDARRQATPLLTRLSTTTPPRTSPGAGPGPGAGTRAEPLAAPGTAPRNGSGAEPHAGAGAEPVVWAGAQPPAEAGAQPQAAPGTGPGAEPHAGAGAEPVVWAGAQPQAGSGAQPPAETGAQPPAAPGTGSGAEPHAGAEAEPVVWTGAHPPAEAGAQSHAAPGTGPRTGSGAQPQAGSGAQPSAEAGAQPEDAPGAGPLTGTGAQPPAGSGAQPRKGSGAQPRGTGEGWVGDGRPQGPRSDTGPARRPGLLARLRHRGLRTPQPAPTGASRAPGATPATVTAVSLRRGRAEVLRDITLTVSHGETIALMGRNGAGKSTLLATLIGTLEPTTGQVTVSGRTPHRTPPPEMVTRVGLVPQEPRDLLYADTVAAECTAADHDAGQAPGTCRALVAALLPDVPDDTHPRDLSEGQRLALALALVLTGRPALLLLDEPTRGLDYAAKARLVEILRGLAAEGHAIILATHDVELAAELAHRVVILAGGEIVADGPTAEVVVSSPAFAPQVAKILAPGHWLTVSQVAAALSARADS; this comes from the coding sequence GTGATCCACTTCGAAGACGTATCGGTGACGTACGAGGGCGCGGCCGCCCCCTCCCTCGCGCACGCCGATTTCACGCTCCCGGAAGGCGAGCTGACCCTCCTGGTCGGCCCCTCCGGCGTCGGCAAGTCCACCCTGCTCGGCGCGGTCTCGGGCCTGGTCCCGCACTTCACCGGGGGCACCCTGAAGGGCCGGGTCACGGTCGCGGGCCGCGACACGCGCACGCACAAGCCGCGGGAGCTCGCGGACGTGGTGGGAACGGTCGGCCAGGACCCGCTGGCCCACTTCGTGACGGACGTCGTCGAGGACGAGCTCGCCTACGGCATGGAGTCCCTGGGTCTGCCGCCCTCCGTCATGCGCCGCCGCGTCGAGGAGACCCTCGACCTCCTCGGCCTGAACGACCTCCGCGACCGCCCCATCGCCACCCTGTCGGGAGGCCAGCAGCAGCGGGTGGCCATCGGTTCGGTCCTGACCCCGCACCCCCGCGTCCTGGTCCTGGACGAGCCGACATCGGCCCTCGACCCGGCGGCGGCGGAAGAGGTCCTGGCCGTCCTGCAACGCCTGGTCCACGACCTGGGCACGACCGTCCTGATGGCGGAACACCGCCTGGAACGGGTCGTCCAGTACGCCGACCGCGTCCTGCTCCTCCCCAACCCGGGCGCACCCCCCGTCCTGGGCACCCCCTCCGACATCATGGCCATCTCCCCGGTCCACCCCCCGGTGGTAGCCCTGGGCCGCCTCGCACACTGGTCCCCCCTCCCCCTCTCCATCCGCGACGCCCGCCGCCAAGCCACCCCCCTCCTCACCCGCCTGTCCACCACCACCCCACCCCGGACATCCCCCGGGGCGGGGCCCGGGCCGGGGGCGGGCACGAGGGCGGAGCCCTTGGCCGCGCCCGGAACGGCCCCCCGCAACGGGTCCGGTGCGGAGCCCCATGCCGGTGCCGGTGCGGAGCCCGTGGTCTGGGCCGGAGCGCAGCCGCCGGCTGAGGCCGGGGCGCAGCCCCAGGCCGCGCCCGGAACGGGGCCCGGGGCGGAGCCCCATGCCGGTGCCGGTGCGGAGCCCGTGGTCTGGGCCGGGGCACAGCCCCAGGCCGGGTCCGGGGCGCAGCCTCCGGCTGAGACCGGAGCGCAGCCCCCGGCCGCGCCCGGAACGGGGTCCGGGGCGGAGCCCCATGCCGGTGCCGAGGCGGAGCCCGTGGTCTGGACCGGGGCGCACCCGCCGGCCGAGGCCGGGGCGCAGTCCCACGCGGCCCCCGGCACGGGCCCCCGTACCGGGTCTGGTGCACAGCCCCAGGCCGGGTCCGGGGCGCAGCCTTCGGCTGAGGCCGGAGCGCAGCCCGAGGACGCGCCCGGAGCAGGCCCCCTCACCGGTACCGGGGCGCAGCCTCCGGCCGGGTCCGGGGCGCAGCCCCGCAAGGGGTCCGGGGCGCAGCCCCGGGGAACGGGCGAAGGGTGGGTAGGGGACGGCCGCCCGCAGGGCCCCCGCTCCGACACCGGCCCCGCACGCCGCCCCGGCCTGCTCGCCCGGCTGCGCCACCGCGGCCTCCGCACCCCTCAGCCGGCCCCGACCGGGGCGAGCAGGGCGCCGGGGGCCACCCCGGCCACGGTCACGGCCGTCTCCCTCCGCCGCGGCCGCGCCGAAGTCCTCCGCGACATCACCCTCACCGTGTCGCACGGCGAGACCATCGCCCTGATGGGCCGCAACGGCGCAGGAAAGTCCACCCTCCTCGCCACCCTCATCGGCACGCTGGAGCCCACCACCGGCCAGGTGACGGTGAGCGGCCGCACCCCCCACCGCACGCCGCCCCCCGAGATGGTGACCCGCGTCGGCCTGGTCCCCCAGGAGCCCCGCGACCTCCTCTACGCCGACACCGTCGCGGCCGAGTGCACCGCCGCCGACCACGACGCCGGCCAGGCGCCCGGCACCTGCCGTGCCCTCGTCGCCGCGCTGCTGCCCGACGTCCCCGACGACACCCACCCGCGCGACCTCTCCGAGGGCCAGCGCCTGGCCCTCGCCCTGGCGCTGGTCCTGACCGGCCGACCGGCCCTGCTGCTCCTCGACGAGCCGACGCGCGGGCTGGACTACGCCGCCAAGGCCCGCCTCGTGGAGATCCTGCGCGGGCTCGCCGCCGAGGGCCACGCCATCATCCTGGCCACCCACGACGTGGAGCTCGCCGCAGAACTGGCCCACCGCGTGGTGATCCTGGCCGGCGGCGAGATCGTCGCGGACGGCCCGACCGCCGAGGTCGTCGTCTCCTCCCCCGCCTTCGCCCCGCAGGTGGCCAAGATCCTGGCCCCGGGCCACTGGCTCACGGTCTCCCAGGTCGCGGCGGCCCTCTCCGCCCGGGCGGACTCATGA
- a CDS encoding ECF transporter S component: MTTPTPATPTPATPTPATPTPAPTPSAPAAQASHPRSRPLRIGPRAAAALVLVTLIGLAAFGWPLLADRQSGFAHAQDAPWLFAALLPLLVGVVVATITDDGMDAKAVAMLGVLAAVGAALRPLGAGTAGLEPMFFLMVLSGRVLGPGFGFVLGAVTMFASALLTGGVGPWMPFQMLAMGWFSLGAGLLPGPDRIRGRAELAMLALYGFLGSFAYGTIMNLQGWVIIQSMDQGISFHPGEPVPANLARFLLYCLATSMGWDLGRAALTVVLTLTLGATLLKALRRATRKAAFDAPVAFDPRVTNPPKPSPERHTGSHGA; this comes from the coding sequence ATGACCACCCCGACCCCGGCCACCCCGACCCCGGCCACCCCCACCCCGGCCACCCCCACCCCGGCTCCCACCCCGTCCGCCCCGGCCGCCCAGGCCTCCCACCCCCGTTCCCGCCCCCTCCGCATCGGCCCCCGCGCCGCCGCCGCCCTGGTCCTCGTCACCCTGATCGGTCTCGCCGCCTTCGGCTGGCCGCTCCTCGCCGACCGCCAGTCCGGCTTCGCGCACGCCCAGGACGCCCCCTGGCTCTTCGCGGCCCTGCTCCCGCTCCTCGTCGGGGTGGTCGTCGCGACCATCACCGACGACGGAATGGACGCCAAGGCCGTCGCCATGCTCGGCGTACTGGCCGCGGTCGGGGCCGCACTGCGCCCCCTCGGCGCCGGTACGGCCGGGCTGGAGCCCATGTTCTTCCTGATGGTGCTGAGCGGCCGCGTCCTCGGCCCGGGCTTCGGCTTCGTCCTGGGCGCGGTCACGATGTTCGCGTCGGCCCTACTCACGGGCGGAGTCGGGCCGTGGATGCCGTTCCAGATGCTGGCCATGGGCTGGTTCTCGCTGGGCGCCGGGCTACTGCCTGGGCCGGACCGGATCCGCGGGCGGGCCGAGCTGGCGATGCTCGCGCTGTACGGGTTCCTCGGCTCGTTCGCGTACGGCACGATCATGAACCTTCAGGGCTGGGTGATCATTCAGAGCATGGACCAGGGCATCTCCTTCCACCCCGGGGAGCCGGTCCCGGCGAACCTCGCGCGCTTCCTCTTGTACTGCCTGGCTACCTCGATGGGCTGGGACCTGGGCCGGGCCGCGCTGACCGTCGTACTCACCCTCACGCTCGGCGCGACCCTGCTGAAGGCGTTGCGGCGGGCGACCCGGAAAGCGGCGTTCGACGCGCCCGTGGCCTTCGATCCGCGGGTCACGAATCCCCCCAAACCTTCCCCTGAAAGGCATACGGGCAGCCACGGAGCGTAA
- a CDS encoding transglycosylase SLT domain-containing protein, with protein sequence MSNAVIRRIAASKKTLVGSVLALGVAGSMLAAVPAQAAPMSAKAIAQQMIKDPAQFAAFNNIVSRESGWNHTATNSSSGAYGLVQALPASKMASAGSDWKTNPATQIKWGLDYMNSRYGSPAGAWTFWQNHHWY encoded by the coding sequence GTGTCCAACGCAGTCATCCGCCGCATCGCCGCTTCGAAGAAGACCCTCGTGGGTTCCGTCCTCGCCCTGGGTGTCGCCGGCTCCATGCTGGCCGCCGTTCCCGCGCAGGCCGCCCCGATGAGCGCCAAGGCGATCGCCCAGCAGATGATCAAGGACCCGGCGCAGTTCGCGGCGTTCAACAACATCGTCTCGAGGGAGAGCGGCTGGAACCACACCGCCACGAACTCCTCCTCGGGCGCCTACGGCCTGGTCCAGGCCCTGCCGGCCTCGAAGATGGCCTCGGCGGGCTCGGACTGGAAGACCAACCCGGCCACCCAGATCAAGTGGGGCCTGGACTACATGAACTCCCGCTACGGCAGCCCCGCAGGCGCCTGGACGTTCTGGCAGAACCACCACTGGTACTAA
- a CDS encoding steroid 3-ketoacyl-CoA thiolase gives MAAEPVIVEAVRTPIGKRGGALANLHPAYLLGETYRELLARTGIQPDCVEQIVGGTVTHAGEQSMNPARNAWLAMGLPYETAATTVDCQCGSSQQANHMVANMISGGVMDIGIACGVEAMSRVPLGSGSKHGPGKPFPDEWNVDLPNQFEAAERIARHRGLTREDVDKLGVLSQQRAAAAWAEERFKRETFAVQVPTTEAEQAAGQGMWRLVDRDEGLRDTSMEALARLKPVMPTAVHTAGNSSQISDGAAAVMWASRKMARALKLRPRARIVAQTLVGSDPHFHLDGPIDATRAVLGKAGMSLKDIDLVEINEAFASVVLSWAQVFDQDLEKVNVNGGGIALGHPVGATGARLITTALHELERRDKEFALITMCAGGALATGTIIQRL, from the coding sequence ATGGCCGCGGAACCCGTCATCGTCGAAGCCGTACGCACCCCCATCGGCAAGCGCGGGGGCGCGCTCGCCAACCTTCACCCCGCCTACCTTCTCGGCGAGACCTACCGCGAGCTCCTCGCCCGCACCGGCATCCAGCCCGACTGCGTGGAGCAGATCGTCGGCGGCACCGTCACCCACGCCGGCGAGCAGTCGATGAACCCGGCCCGCAACGCCTGGCTGGCCATGGGCCTCCCGTACGAGACCGCCGCGACCACCGTGGACTGTCAGTGCGGCAGCTCCCAGCAGGCCAACCACATGGTCGCCAACATGATCTCGGGCGGGGTCATGGACATCGGCATCGCCTGCGGGGTCGAGGCCATGAGCCGCGTGCCGCTGGGGTCGGGATCGAAGCACGGACCCGGCAAGCCCTTCCCGGACGAGTGGAACGTCGATCTCCCCAACCAGTTCGAGGCCGCCGAGCGCATCGCCCGCCACCGGGGCCTGACCCGCGAGGACGTGGACAAGCTGGGGGTCCTGTCCCAGCAGCGGGCCGCCGCCGCGTGGGCCGAGGAGCGGTTCAAGCGCGAGACCTTCGCCGTCCAGGTGCCCACCACGGAGGCCGAGCAGGCCGCGGGGCAGGGCATGTGGCGGCTGGTCGACCGGGACGAGGGCCTGCGCGACACCTCCATGGAGGCGCTCGCCCGACTCAAGCCGGTCATGCCGACGGCCGTGCACACCGCCGGGAACTCCTCGCAGATATCCGACGGCGCCGCCGCCGTGATGTGGGCCTCGCGCAAGATGGCCCGCGCGCTCAAGCTGCGGCCGCGCGCCCGGATCGTCGCCCAGACCCTGGTCGGCTCCGACCCGCACTTCCACCTGGACGGGCCGATCGACGCGACGCGGGCGGTGCTCGGCAAGGCCGGCATGTCCCTCAAGGACATCGACCTCGTCGAGATCAACGAGGCCTTCGCCTCCGTCGTCCTCAGCTGGGCCCAGGTCTTCGACCAGGACCTGGAGAAGGTCAACGTCAACGGCGGCGGCATCGCGCTCGGCCACCCCGTGGGCGCGACCGGGGCCCGCCTGATCACCACCGCGCTCCACGAGCTGGAGCGCCGGGACAAGGAGTTCGCGCTGATCACCATGTGTGCGGGTGGCGCGCTGGCGACCGGCACCATCATCCAGCGGCTGTAG
- a CDS encoding cytochrome P450: MTCPALPEGFDATDPDVLQDRVPYPEFAQLRQTAPVWWCPQPRGITGFDDEGYWAVTRHADVKYISTHPELFSSTTNTAIIRFNEHIQRDAIDAQRLIMLNMDPPEHTRVRQIVQRGFTPRAIRGLEDALRDRARKIVAEALEASADGSFDFVTQVACELPLQAIAELIGVPQEDRSRIFDWSNKMIAYDDPEYAITAEVGGNAAAEIIGYSMNLAAERKECPAKDIVTQLVAAEGQGNLGSDEFGFFVLLLAVAGNETTRNAISHGMHAFLTHPDQWELYKRTRPSTAAEEIVRWATPVVSFQRTATQDTELGGQKIKAGDRVGMFYSSANHDPEVFENPDVFDITRDPNPHLGFGGGGPHFCLGKSLAIMEIDLMFNALADALPDLRLAGEGPRRLRAAWLNGIKELRVSHG; this comes from the coding sequence ATGACCTGCCCCGCACTGCCCGAAGGCTTCGATGCCACCGACCCTGACGTACTCCAAGACCGGGTGCCCTACCCCGAGTTCGCGCAACTGCGGCAGACCGCACCCGTGTGGTGGTGCCCGCAGCCGCGGGGCATCACCGGCTTCGACGACGAGGGGTACTGGGCCGTCACCCGGCACGCGGACGTCAAGTACATCTCCACGCACCCGGAGTTGTTCTCCTCCACGACGAACACGGCGATCATCCGCTTCAACGAACACATCCAGCGCGATGCGATAGATGCCCAGCGATTGATCATGTTGAACATGGATCCGCCGGAACACACCCGCGTACGCCAGATCGTGCAGCGCGGCTTCACCCCGCGGGCCATCCGCGGGCTGGAGGACGCCCTGCGCGACCGGGCCCGCAAGATCGTCGCGGAGGCCCTCGAAGCCTCGGCCGACGGCAGCTTCGACTTCGTCACCCAAGTGGCGTGCGAGCTCCCGCTGCAGGCCATCGCCGAGCTGATCGGCGTACCGCAGGAGGACCGGTCCCGGATCTTCGACTGGTCGAACAAGATGATCGCCTACGACGACCCCGAGTACGCGATCACCGCCGAGGTCGGCGGCAACGCCGCGGCGGAGATCATCGGCTACTCGATGAACCTGGCCGCGGAGCGCAAGGAGTGTCCGGCCAAGGACATCGTCACGCAGCTCGTGGCCGCCGAGGGCCAGGGCAACCTGGGCTCCGACGAGTTCGGCTTCTTCGTCCTCCTCCTTGCGGTGGCGGGCAACGAGACCACCCGCAACGCCATCAGCCACGGCATGCACGCCTTCCTGACCCACCCCGACCAGTGGGAGCTCTACAAGCGCACCCGGCCCTCCACCGCCGCCGAGGAGATCGTCCGCTGGGCCACCCCCGTGGTGTCCTTCCAGCGCACCGCCACCCAGGACACCGAACTGGGCGGCCAGAAGATCAAGGCCGGCGACCGCGTCGGCATGTTCTACTCCTCCGCCAACCACGACCCCGAGGTCTTCGAGAACCCCGACGTCTTCGACATCACCCGCGACCCGAACCCGCACCTGGGCTTCGGCGGCGGCGGCCCGCACTTCTGCCTCGGCAAGTCGCTGGCCATCATGGAGATCGACCTGATGTTCAACGCCCTGGCCGACGCCCTGCCCGACCTGCGCCTCGCCGGGGAGGGCCCGCGCCGGCTGCGCGCGGCCTGGCTGAACGGCATCAAGGAACTGCGGGTCAGCCACGGCTGA